TCCTCTTATGTCTACATCAACTCAGACAGTGGTGTCATATTTTCTCAGAGATCTTTTGACTACGAGCAACTCAAAAACTTTCAGATCCAGGTTCAAGCACAGGATTCTGGAGTCCCGCCACTCACCAGCAACGTTTCAGTGGAGATTATTATTCTTGATCAGAATGACAATGCCCCCGTGATCGTGCATCCAGTACCCGAGTTTGGCTCAACAGTAATGGAGACCGTTTCCCGCTTCGCTGAACCAGGGTATTTAGTCGCTAAGGTATCGGCCACTGACGCGGACACTGGGCGAAACGCACAGCTTTCTTATCAGATTCGGCAAGGTACAGATCCTGGCCTTTTTACTATTTCAACCGAGACTGGCGAAATCTGGACAACCCGTCGTATGGTGAACAATGATAGCAGAAAGCAAAAGTTGCTCATCTTGGTAAAGGATAACGGAGCACCATCCCTATCCGCTACAGTGACTATCATCTTATCAGTCGTAGAGGGCGATTCAGAAATGTTATCTGATGCAAGTAGTTTATCTGAAGGTTCTGGGTTAACTTCCGACATAAGCCTTTATTTAGTCATATCTTTAGGGATAATCTCGTCGGTTTTTCTCATGGTTTTAATTATCCTCGCTGTTAAGGTCCATAAGAGCAGACACGGTTTCGTTGATCACAGTTGTTATGTGGAGATGTGCTGCTGCTTTGAAGCAAGGAATTCGCTGAATGGAATTCAGAAAGCAAGCCGAAACATTCAGATACCTCCTAACTACGTTGAAGTATTTGGAGGAGATCCACTTTCCCAAAGTTTCCGCTACGAGACGTGTTCAACTTTAAATTCCTCCCAGAGGGATGCCGTGTTCCCCAAACTGTACACTTCATCGACGGACAACAATTGCATCAATAGCCAAGTAATGGGGAAGGGAGAAAACCCACTGAAAACAAAGTCTGCAAACAATAGGAACCCTGTAAATAGTGAGGTGAGGTACTGATAATGAAAAACTCACGTGTTTGTTTTGGGTCCACAGGTAGCCAGCACAAGATTATTTGCTCCCTTTGTGGATTTGTAAgccattttatttttcattttgtttttttaattaacgTGTCCAATCCAGCCTCTCAGCCGCGTTTCAGAATGCGCTCAATCTGTTGTACAGTTAATAATTGCAGCTTTGTAGATTAGTAATTCGCCCCCTACCCCAACCCCCACAACCcaccctttcctcctccaccccaCTCATCTGAGTTCACACGGCGCGTTCCACTATTACGTGCAATAACACCATTACGTTGCTAAGCGTAAAATCGAAACATAAATCATCATCTCGGAGAATGTGTATGTTAGGATAGATTTCCAGGTGCCAACTACTTATTGATCCTACTCGAACTGAACTCAAGTCGAATTTCGATTTAAATAAGTTGCGGTAAAGTATCCATAATTAATGTGGGAGAGTTCGAAAATGTTGAGTAATATTTTATTTATTGACGAACTGCCTGTGTTATTTCTAATAAGTGGTGGCGGTGatgttagtggggggaggggggttgtaaTTACTAACTGGAACTGTTTTAAGTTATTTAGATCCATCTTATTCAGTGGTCATCAAAGAGAGGCCGGCATTTTAGGGACGTAATACCTTCAACATGCTTTGCCAACTCACGTGTAGCACAGTGAAATGGACCAGTCATACTGCAGGTACTGATTTCTAACAGTCGCCTCCTTATAGTGAGATGTATCGAGCAGATGTGTTGCCAGTTCCATGTTGCTGTGTTTTCAGGAAAAGGTGTAGGTGTTTACACCCAGGTACAATTCTCAGTGACTTGTGGCCAATAGTTGCTTCAATTTTAAAGTTAGCGGAGAGTCCGCGACTAATAGTAAAAAAATAAGATGCGTACTTAAATTGGGTAGGCGCCAGTTGAAGTTCTTTCGCAACCCCTGTAAATCCTTAATGAAGTGAGATCACCCCTTATTCAAAATGGATtgaatgggctgaacggcctgtttcgtGTTGTGATTGGCATGCAGTTCAATGTAATTTCAAGATATAAAATCCAAAACGTGCAATGTACAAAGATCCAATCTTACCTCAACCTCGGACCAACACGGGGACAGTTTTGCATGTGAGACCACGGAAGCCCACTAAGGAACTGTGCTGAGATTGATATGAACGAATTAAATTATCGTTTTGGTTGCGATCAAAAGCAGTTTTGGAAATGCGTCAACAGGAAGCTAATAGTAAAGCACCGAATATCGGTGGGTGAGTTGATTGCAGAGCCCCCGAACCGGAACAGGTCGTCTTGTATCATCGGGCTTCACACAAGTTGCAGAAAAACTGAGTTGAGGTGTCACGTCAAATTATAAAAGTTGTTCATTTTGAATCTTCTTAGTGTCAACAGAGAATCGATGACCTCGGCAAATCACTTCTAACTGGACTTTAGAAATCAGTGAATGGAGTTCTCTCCACATGCGTAAACACGTGCAAAAATCTCGCCGCTTCTGCGGAGAGTGCACGGGAGACCACGGTGCAACTCCAGTCGCTCCCTCACACCGCATCGCACTCGTGTGATACAATAGCAGACTGGTACCCGTAGTATCTGGCCTCTGACAGCAAAAAGATTGGTGATAATCCCATCCAATTAGTGTGGGCGCAATTCAAACCCATGCCCATGTtcaaaaggacagtgtgataatgcAATGTGCCAAACTTCTCTCCGGGATTTGAATTTTAATCAGCAGAAGTTGAAACAACGATCGAACGTTTACACATAGAAAATAAAGAAAAGTGAGCAATTACAACAGGGGATTGTAGACTTAGGTGAAGCACCATAATGTGTCACAGTGGGAAATTCAATGAGACCAGTTAATATTTGTTAGAGTTCCATTGACCATCTATAATCAGAGTACCTAGGGACATAAGGACAACAAATGCAGTTTCAATATTCAAAAAAGAAGTAAAGCGTCGAACTAATAATAACACACCAGTTAGTCTAAAGCCCAGAGTTGGAAAACACTTGAGAACCTTTAATAGGTTGCTACAAATGACAGCGAGGTGCACGGGTGCTCTAAGAAAGTTTTAGAAATGATAGGCTACAGTATACAAATATAATGGAATTCTTTGAGAGGTATCTAAAATCAGTAGATGTCGTTTATTTACAATGGACGTTTGACGACAGTCCGCAAGTGAGAGTGCTGGGGAGTTTAAGGCTCATGGAATAGATGGCACATTTTATAGATGGAATGAGAATTGTCATATTATCAGAAGATAAAAGTCGTTGCTGACTTTTGACAGGTGTATTCCACAAGGATCCTTTCTTCGACTCCTACTGCTCACAATGTTTTTAAATAATATGCGTAGAGTGTACGAGTATTATCAATGTTCCCAGTGACACAAAGGTATGTGGGCAGGTAGTGAGTGGCAAAAGACTTGCCGATTTTCAGAGAGATTTGTACCAATTTTAAAATTGGGTTTGAAATATGAAAGGTGTGGATCAAAACAAGATAATACATAAGAACAgatatatatatgatatatatagATAATATATATGAACAGATATCAGTAAACCTATGTGCAACAAGAAAAAATAAATGTGGGAGTGAATATTGATCATATCCTGAAAGCATTTAGGCAATGTGAAAGAGTTAGTAGTAGGGCAAATTGAGAATGGGGAAGTACCTGGAAGGTACTGGTCTTCAAGTCATAATAAGTTTTGCTGACATTGTAAAATTAATCTAATGACCAGTTCTGGAGTATAGCCTGCAGTTTTGATCCCCCTACCTCAAAAAGACCATACATGCCTTACAAAGAGTTTGAAGGGTGGACCTGGTGATTTTAGGTCTTCATGGATTAAATTTTGACTAAAGGCTTAAGGTACTGCATTTATTTTCACGCTAGaaaagaaggttgaggggtatATGCATGCAaggttttaaaatattgaaagcTATAAACAAAGTTGAAGGTAACACGCTACTTTACTTGGACACTGGGTGTAAGACTACGGTATGCAAGCATAACATTCTCAATAATCAAACAATGTTAGAGATTAGAAAACAAAAGACTTTTCCGCAGGTTACTTGATGCGTGACACAGAGAAGGGAATTGATTGGAGATCAGATAACTCCTTTATAAAGCGGCTGAATGGATATCCGTTTGGAAGAGAGGGGGACGATTATAGAAATCCTAATAGTACCGATGGACTGTTTCCATGGGAGGACGGGGAAATAATTTAATCTTGCTTAAGTAGCAATCAACTGGTAGTGGGGGTTATAAAACCATGATGGAATAATCATACATGAACTTTAAATGGAATTGAATTGATGGGCCCAATGAGTTATTTTGGCtccttaagttcttatgtttttatttcttcTATCGCAGATTCCTCATAGCGGATCTTTAAGATATTCGTTGTAATTCTGCTCTGGAGATAATTTTTTCGCAACGGGCAGAAATATCCACAATGATGAAAGGAAAGCTTATTTCAATTTTAATTGTGCAACTATAAATCTAACCATTCGGCACTGGGTTAAGACCTTCCAGCTTTAAGAAACTAAGCGTGTTCTGATTGGTGCCTCTGTTCACCAATCAGAAACTGAGATGTGATTGGTGATCCGGACTGCCCCCTTCACTTCCCATCCACCATCACGTAAGATCAGACGCAGTGTAAAATTGGATAGCGAGCTGCTGCTTAGGTTTTGTACACGAATCCGCTGGTAATTTTAGACAAAATTAGGAAGATTTAAATGAAATAATCCGACCGATTCGCAAAACGCAGAGATATTTTGTACAACGTAGTTCTTCGAGTTTCAAATAGTCATAATAAATGTTAACAATTTAATGAATGGTGCCGTCTCAAGCTGAAACCATTGTAATGCTTTTCGCTGGAAATGAGATATAAAATATATTGGTTGCTAAAATGCCAACTGTTGTACTGTGTGTTCTCCTCGTGGAATCTAGTTTCTGGGCAGATTCGTTATTCGATTCCTGAAGAACTGCAACTGGGCTCCTTTGTTGGGAATATCGCTGCCGATTTGGGTTTAGATGTGAAACAGCTCTCAGCTCGCAGTTTGCGGATTGTGCCCGGTCCCAGGGAACAGTATGTGGACGTAAATTTAAACAATGGGATTTTATTTGTGAAGGAAAAAATTGACAGAGAACAGCTTTGCGGGCCGAGCCTCACTTGTGTGTTATCCTTGGATGCTGTGCTTGAAAATCCCCTCAATGTGTATCCGGTTGAAGTGGAGATTCTCGACGTAAATGACAATGCACCCAGTTTTCCAAAGAGCCAGTTTCGTATTCAAATATCAGAAGTGGCTGCGCCAGGAACTCGCTTCGCCCTCGAGTCGGCGCACGATCCGGACGTTGGAACTAATTCCTTGCAAATCTACCAGCTCCTTCCGAACGATTATTTTATTCTCGATGTACAAATGCGCAGCAGGGAAGGAAAGTTACCAGTACTGGTGTTGCAAAAGTCCTTGGATAGAGAAATAGAATCGACGAACAGGTTAGTGCTAATAGCCAAGGACGGCGGGGTCCCGGTAAGGTCAGGCACTGTACAGATCACAATCATAGTTAAGGATATAAACGACAATGCGCCTGTTTTCCCCCAGTCGCTCTATAGGGTTAACCTGTTGGAAACTGCGCCCAAGGGAACACTGATAATCACTTTAAATGCCACTGACCTGGACGATGGTTCTAACGGAGAGATAATGTATTCTTTCAGTAGTCATAGTTCAGCAAGAGGCCGTGAGCTATTTAATGTTGATTCTAAAACTGGTGAAATCAGAGTGAAAGGGATTTTGGACTATGAAGAAAGCAGTGCCTTTGAGATTAACATACAAGCAATGGACAAGGGTTCTGACGCAATACCCGTGCACTGTGATGTGTTGGTGGACATTATTGATGTGAATGATAACGCACCTGAGGTGACCTTGACGTCTTTGTCAAGTACAGTTTCAGAAGATGCTCCGCTTGGGACTGTGGTGGCTCTGTTCAGTGCAGCAGACAAAGATTCGGGACAAAATGGGGAGGTACAATGTCAAATTTCAAATAATCTCCCCTTTAAACTCGATTCATCTTTGAAGAACTATTATAGGCTGCTTATTCAGCAAATACTGGATCGCGAAAATATCTCCAAGTATGACGTTGCTATAACATGCCGGGATGCAGGAAACCCTCCTCTCACATCCAAGAAAACTATTCGGGTAAAGGTTTTGGACATAAATGACAACCCACCACGGTTTACGCAGCCTTTATACACAGCAAATGTGAAGGAGAACAACGTTATCGGGTCTTCTATTTTCTCCGTGACAGCCTTTGATCCAGATGTAGGACAGAACGCTCAACTAAACTACTCTATCCTGGAAACTCGAGTTCAGGACGCCTTGGTATCCACATACGTTTCTATTAACTCGGAGAACGGTGACATATTTTCTCAGAGATCTTTTGACTACGAGCAATTGAAAAACTTTCAGATCCAAGTTCAGGTCCAGGACTCTGGAATCCCACCACTCTTCAGCAACGTTTCAGTGGATGTGATTATCCTTGATCAGAATGACAATGTTCCAGTGATCGTGCATCCATTACCCGAGTATGGGACAACAGCAATAGAGACAATATCCAGGTTTGCAGAACCAGGCTATTTGGTTGCCAAAGTATCGGCCACTGATGCGGACGCTGGTCAGAATGCTCGTCTTTCTTATCAGATTTTTCAGGCAACTCATCATAACCTTTTTACTATTTCATCAGACACTGGGGAAATATGGACCATCCGTCGTATTGCGAATAAAGATGCCTCTAAGCAAAGATTGGTGATTGTAGTAAAAGATAATGGAACACCATCACTATCTGCCACAATGACTATCATCTTATCTGTGGTAGGCCATGATACTGAAACGTTCTCCAGTGTCAATGGTTCGACTGAAGATCCTGAGTTCATTCCTGATATGAGCCTTTCCTTGGTCATAGCCTTAGGGATAATTTCTATCATCTTTCTAGTGATTTTAATTATTCTTGCTTGTAAGGTTCATAAAAGCAGAAATGGTTTGGGTGGCCAGCACTGTTCCCTGGGTGTTTGTTGCTGCTTTGAAACAAGAAATTCTCTAAATGGAACTCAAAAGGCCAGTAGAAACCTTCAGATACCACCGAACTATGTTGAGGTATTCGGGGGTGATCCACTTTCTCAGAGTTTCCGCTACGAGTCATGTTCAACACTGCAGTCGAATAAGAGAGACTTCGTGACTCCCGACATGTGCAAGTCATCTACAGGCAGCAATTATGTCCGGAATCAATCTATCGGGAACGAAAACCCAGGGATAATGAATTCTGAAAATTATAACAACACTGTAAATGAGGTGAGGCGCTTCTAAAAAGAGAAGAAAATCCTCACAGGTTTGATTTGGATTTATAGATATCTTTGGGTCAATCCAACACATGTAAATAGATGGGATGGACGTGATGTCTTAAATTCAAAATTGTCAGCTTTCTGTGCTTTATCAATTTCCAGTCAACATCCCGGTGTCATTGTTACATACTGATTTCTCTCAGGAAGTGTTTACGTTCCTTTGTAATTATACATAACTCCAATGAATTTTCCAACCGGGTTTAACAAGTGTCCTGGAGGTCCAGAGGATTATGTGGACACTTTTAAACCCACTGGAGATTATTGAAATGTATAGGAAGTGCAGACATTGATCTACACTCTCTAAACATTTACATTTTAACGATTTGGAGAGGAACTCTCAGCATGCATGTAACCGTGGAAATACAGAACACTTTCCTTGGCAGCAGAATTGGAGTTCCATCTAAGTAGTGTAAACAGGTAACTGCATAGATGGATCCAGTCTCAGCCCGGTAGTTCCAACAAAATGAGAGCGGGAGGTTTCTAAGTTCAAAAGCATCCTTATTTGATCAGGTCGTCCTGTATCAGCGGGCTTCACACAAGTTGCAGAAAAACTGAGTTCAGGTcaggtccttttttaaaaattcttcattTTGAATGTTTTTGGTGAGAGAATTGGTGGCCGAGTCAGATTTCTTCTAACTGGTTTTTAAAAACAAGAGAATTGAGTTCAGTTCTTAGGCGTAATCTCGATGTTTctggagagaatcatagaatcatggaaatttacgctagagaagggggccattcggcccatcgtgtctgtgccagccgataaagagctttccagcctaatcccactttccagctcttggtccgtatccATGTAGCTTACGGTAattcaagtgcatgtccaagtactttttaaatgtgataaaggtttctgcctctaccacacttacaggcagtgagttccagatgccCACCAACCTCTAGGTTAAAACAATtgttctcaactcccctctaatccttctactaattacttttaaTCTATGCcgcctgattattgacctctctgtcaggggaaataggtccttcctatccgctctatttcggccccacataattttatacacctcaattaaaactcctctgcctcctctgttccaaagaaaacaaccccagcctatccaatctttcctcgtagctaaaattcaccagtcctggccacatcctcgtaaatctcctctgttacgtccctagtgcaatcacatctttcctataatgtggtgaccagaactgtacgctgtactctagctgtggcctgactagtgttttatacagttctagcataacctcacctctcatattctatgccttggctaataaaggaaagtatcccgtatgccttcttaaccaccttatctacctgtcctgctaccttcagggatctgcggacatgcgctccaaggtccctctcttcctctacacttctcaatatcctactatttactgtgtattcccttgccttgtttgctcttcccaaatgcattacatcacacttctccggattgaattccatttgctacttttctggccacttgaccagtccattgatatcttcctgcagtctagagcttttctcctcactatcaaccacacagacaacttttgtatcctctgcaaaattcttaatcaagccccctacatttaagtctaaatcattgatgtataccacaaaaaacaagggacctaattctgagccctgtggaaccccactggaaacagccttccagtcacaaaaacatccgtcaaccattaccctttgcttcatgccactgaaccaattctggatccaacttgccactttcccttggatcccatgggctttcacttttctgaccagtcagccatgtgggaccttgtcaaaagccttgctaaaatccatgtagactacatcaaatacacttccctcattgaccctccttgttacctcctcaaaaaattcaatcaacttagtcagacacgaccttcccttaacaaatccatgctaactgtccttgattaatctgtgcctttctaaatgacgattaatactgtcccttagaattttttccaataatttgcccagcatcgaggttaggctgactagcctgtaattattcggtctatccctttctccctttttaaacaatggtacaacattagcagtcctccagtcctccagcaccacatctGTAGCcagaaaggattggaaaatgatgatcagagcctgCGCTATCGCCTCCCTTGCTTCCTATAACagactgggatacatttcatccgggcctggcaatttgtCTACTTTCgtggatgctaaaccccttaatatttcctctctcgctatgtttatcccatccaatatttcacactcctcctccttaacttcaatccctgtatcatccctctcctttgtgaagacagatgcaaaatattcattaagaaacatacccacgtcttccgcctccacacacaggttaactttttggtctctaataggcccttcgttatcctcttgtgctttatttatttataaaacatcttgattttatttgccaatattttttcatgccctctctttgcttttgtaatttcgtttttaatttcacccctgaactttctatactcccCTAGGTTTTCTGCAGCATTGAACTCTTGGTATTTGACATAAGCttctcttttttgccttatcctaccctgtatactCCTAGACATCAAGGAGGCTATAGATTTGGGGGTCTCACCCTCTTTCTTTGTGGAaatatatttgctctgaaccctcactatctcctcattgaaagcctcccactgctctgacactgatttacataCAAGTAGCtgattccagtccacttttgctaaatcacatctcagcttagtaaaattggccttttcccaattgagaacttttactcctggtctatctttgtccttttccataactaaaaaaattctcctaaatgcattttaagaattctgcgccctctatacctatttcattgattctatcccagttaatattagggtagttaaaatcccctactattactgccctattgtttttgcacttctcagaaatttgcctacatatttgctcttctatctcagtctgactgtttgggggtcaacAGTTCACTCCCAGCAGTGAGATtgttccttttttgttcttcagttcaactcAAATGACCTCATTTGATGACCCttccaacatatcatccctcctcaaagctgtaattgtttctttaactaaTATTACGACCCTCACCCTACTTTTTACCCTCTCTCTATCTGGTCTGAAAGCCCCGTAACCAgggatgttgagctgccattcctgccctgctttaagccatgtttcattaatagctatgatatcacgGGTAAACCAAAAAAAATCAAGTGGTACACGGGTACGGTagcttagtggttatgttactggactggtattctagaggcctagactaataatccagagacatgcGTTCAAATGgggaattcagttaattaaaataaaaaatctggaacaaaaagctagtttcagtaatggtgaccataaaactactggattgtcgtgaaaacccatctggttcactaatgtcctttagggaaggaaacctgccttcctaccaggtctggcctaaatgtgactccaaacccacagcaatgaggttgattcttaactgccctctgaaatggcctagcaagccactcagttgtcaccaccaccttctcaagggcaattggggatgggcaataaatgcttgccttgccagcaatatcgacatcccatgaatgaattttaaaaatcatacacgtgtctatctgtaccctcagctcatctgccttattcactggaTTTCTTGGATTGAAGTATAtaacattaagcactgccaaactcctttgttgtctattttctagccaTTATTTCGTCTGCCTCCCAAACttgttactaattttctgcctcccATTTCCATCTCTActtttctcccttctgaatctacgctcaaattcccatcccccgccaatcttgtttaaatcctccccaaccGCACTAGCAAACTTCCCCACGACGATATTGGTGCCGTCCcttttgaggtgcaacccatccagcttgtacaAGTCCCAACTCCACACAGAACcgctcccaatgccccaggaatctcaagccctccctcctgcacagccTCTCCAACCACACATTAATCTACACCATCCTCCAATTTCTGTACTCAAGGAGTGCACAGGACACCACAATGCAACTCCAGTCACTCCCTCACATCCCAACACACTCTAACCATACGGTGGGAGACTAGTACCTGTAATAGCTCGCCCAGACAGCCAAATGAGAGATAATAATTTCGTCCAATTAGTCTGGGCTTACTTAAAGCCCATGCCCAAAGGCGAAAAGACATTTCGCTAATACAATGCATCAACTGTCTCTCCGGGACTGGAATTTTAATCAGTACACGATGACAATACGGTCGAACGTTTGCACAAGTAAAATCAAAATGGGCAATTACAACAAGCAATTTAGGTTTAGATGAATCACCACAACATGTCAAAATGGCATACTCATTGAGACCTGTTAATATTTTTCAAAGTTCTATAAGTATAGCACCCAGGGATCTGAGGTCAATGTAGCTTCAATGTTCAAAAAAGAAACAATACGTCATATTGTTAACTACACATCAGTTAACCTAACGTCCAAAGTGGGTAAACACTTGAGAACCTTTTTGTAGGATGCTTTAAATGACAGCTGAGAAGCATAAGTATCATGCTTTCATAAGAAGGTTTTAGAAATGATAGGCTGCAACTTACAAATAAATTCTTAGAGAGGTAACTAGGCTAGTGTAAATCATAGATGtagtttatttagattttcattGGACGTTTGACAATCGTATACAAGTGAGACTCTTAGGGGAATATAAGGATCTTGGAATAGATGGTACATGAACTACAGGGAATGAGAATTGGCTTCGTACCAGAAGACAGTGGTTGGTGGTTACTATTATCTGCCTTATTcctcaaggatttttttttgtatccCTACTTCACAATGTTT
The Heptranchias perlo isolate sHepPer1 chromosome 14, sHepPer1.hap1, whole genome shotgun sequence genome window above contains:
- the LOC137332308 gene encoding protocadherin gamma-A11-like isoform X6, translated to MRYKIYWLLKCQLLYCVFSSWNLVSGQIRYSIPEELQLGSFVGNIAADLGLDVKQLSARSLRIVPGPREQYVDVNLNNGILFVKEKIDREQLCGPSLTCVLSLDAVLENPLNVYPVEVEILDVNDNAPSFPKSQFRIQISEVAAPGTRFALESAHDPDVGTNSLQIYQLLPNDYFILDVQMRSREGKLPVLVLQKSLDREIESTNRLVLIAKDGGVPVRSGTVQITIIVKDINDNAPVFPQSLYRVNLLETAPKGTLIITLNATDLDDGSNGEIMYSFSSHSSARGRELFNVDSKTGEIRVKGILDYEESSAFEINIQAMDKGSDAIPVHCDVLVDIIDVNDNAPEVTLTSLSSTVSEDAPLGTVVALFSAADKDSGQNGEVQCQISNNLPFKLDSSLKNYYRLLIQQILDRENISKYDVAITCRDAGNPPLTSKKTIRVKVLDINDNPPRFTQPLYTANVKENNVIGSSIFSVTAFDPDVGQNAQLNYSILETRVQDALVSTYVSINSENGDIFSQRSFDYEQLKNFQIQVQVQDSGIPPLFSNVSVDVIILDQNDNVPVIVHPLPEYGTTAIETISRFAEPGYLVAKVSATDADAGQNARLSYQIFQATHHNLFTISSDTGEIWTIRRIANKDASKQRLVIVVKDNGTPSLSATMTIILSVVGHDTETFSSVNGSTEDPEFIPDMSLSLVIALGIISIIFLVILIILACKVHKSRNGLGGQHCSLGVCCCFETRNSLNGTQKASRNLQIPPNYVEVFGGDPLSQSFRYESCSTLQSNKRDFVTPDMCKSSTGSNYVRNQSIGNENPGIMNSENYNNTVNEVKQPNTDWRFSQTHRAELNSSQYLEEEGVQRDIQREVQREVQRDVQRDVQRDVPRDVPRDVPRNVQRDLQRDVQCNVQRAVEKDPGGPRKSMCAKPAPIPAGREGWTIPRTAPRTQLQMTLGAHVPGTLRSQYLLPRELPTTGACIRNSSVELSAPIIGSLHGPWAANHTRDHRGITGSGDRRAELDPQAGSEIPRSPPGHRLSSQRLHSRDHDHALREVNN